The Deinococcus sp. YIM 134068 genome has a segment encoding these proteins:
- a CDS encoding electron transfer flavoprotein subunit alpha/FixB family protein translates to MILIVAEHAGGKLAKATLEMVTAARAVLESGGGREGPVTVLVLGQNVAEVANAAAAVADQVLVADLPGLATYTAETWAAATAQIAGEGEAHTVVIGGSRSGREYAPRVAVKLDAPYLEDAIRLTANGDTLQAQRYTYLARVTETVEAGGPVVVVTVKPGSFAAAAPLPTPGEQYDVELDLPAPRVEVTGRSVEKTSRVALTEADVIVTGGRGVGNSENFSAYVEGLADRIGAGVGATRAVVDAGWRPYAEQVGQTGKTVQPKAYVALGVSGAVQHLSGMGKSRYIVAINKDAEAPIFKVADYGIVGDVNQIVPALIEAAGK, encoded by the coding sequence CGCGGGCGGGAAGCTCGCCAAAGCCACGCTGGAGATGGTCACGGCGGCCCGCGCTGTGCTTGAAAGTGGGGGGGGCCGGGAAGGCCCCGTCACCGTCCTCGTCCTCGGCCAGAACGTCGCGGAGGTCGCCAACGCCGCCGCCGCCGTCGCCGATCAGGTCCTCGTGGCCGACCTGCCGGGCCTCGCCACCTACACCGCCGAGACCTGGGCCGCCGCCACCGCGCAGATCGCGGGGGAGGGTGAGGCACACACCGTCGTCATCGGCGGCAGCCGTTCGGGCCGCGAGTACGCCCCCCGCGTGGCGGTGAAGCTCGACGCGCCGTATCTGGAGGACGCCATCCGGCTCACGGCCAACGGTGACACCCTTCAGGCGCAGCGGTATACCTACCTCGCCCGCGTGACCGAGACGGTGGAGGCGGGCGGCCCGGTGGTCGTCGTGACCGTCAAGCCGGGGTCCTTCGCCGCCGCCGCGCCGCTGCCCACGCCCGGCGAGCAGTACGACGTGGAACTCGACCTCCCCGCCCCGCGCGTGGAGGTGACGGGCCGCAGCGTGGAGAAGACGAGCCGCGTCGCGCTGACCGAGGCCGACGTGATCGTGACGGGCGGGCGCGGGGTGGGCAACTCCGAGAACTTCAGCGCCTACGTCGAGGGGCTGGCCGACCGCATCGGGGCGGGCGTGGGCGCGACCCGCGCGGTCGTGGACGCGGGCTGGCGGCCCTACGCCGAGCAGGTGGGGCAGACGGGCAAGACGGTGCAGCCGAAAGCCTACGTCGCGCTGGGCGTGTCGGGGGCCGTGCAGCACCTCTCCGGCATGGGCAAGAGCCGCTATATCGTCGCCATCAACAAGGACGCCGAGGCCCCCATCTTCAAGGTTGCCGACTACGGCATCGTCGGTGACGTGAACCAGATCGTGCCCGCCCTCATCGAGGCCGCCGGGAAGTAA